Proteins from a genomic interval of Schaalia odontolytica:
- a CDS encoding S8 family serine peptidase — protein MTTKKPATFLALAGTAALVVAGPATLASPPTPADTRSDPGAAASSLPVGDVDTALTSKSGQNSQEPQTPTTDQVDPAAVVTIVVQLDEAADRAASLASINEAVAGVFPGSSAQVEREYDKALKGFALSAPAGSLDAIRGVSGVSAAFLDRDTHVDGVDDQVAGEGATNSSRTSTQDPANLSAQLMMHADQITQKGDGKVVAVIDTGVDMTHPAFAGALHGTPGLSEDKVQALTPQLGDGKTGSYVSEKFPFAYDYADNDPDASPTGEAGSHGTHVAGITAGNAGEIVGIAPDAQIIVAKVARSSNGGIPDSALLAALDDMVVLRPDVINLSLGQTGGMDNEADSMYATVFKSLQQAGVTVNAAAGNEYTAGYGNLSGKNLPFASDPDSSVLCEPASYSSVVSVASVDNSLTHSAFTVGDRDIAYQRAGGADGQKMPDLSDLTGGPFEYVDGGIGSPEDGQALKAKYPEGLAGKIVLVKRGSLTFQDKFNNIAGSKPAGFIVYNNVPGDSLVVMSLATDGVPAAFISQADGEAMLAAADRHLSVVPGKVVPPSSKYSMSSFSSWGVSPDLRLKPEVSAPGGNIYSAVPGGNYEFMSGTSMATPQMAGVSAVVLQRVQADPLFASMTDRQKVDVVQNLIMGTAAPIVDPLQDTGAPYSPRKQGSGLTNVLAATTSSVYPTVVGAPEQSRPKADLGDGTKGWHFDVTLHNLGAAPTTYELSSQALSEIVDGGFFTGHSADWRGKGVDIAYSGAAVSGTDEGATITVPANGEATVGVDVTPRAAFDSSVAQNTPNGTFLDGFVRFTSKTESQPDLSVPYLGFYGDWGKPAIFDALASEGGAHTLASWVYSGTTGQQLGYNPLVKDADRIGLPSPSKNIISRSDASGAPTVLEPRTGTLRSVHTLNAAYTNAAGDTVASFTRFLNWKSALDSSGKMTWVEQGQDPLTLDARADGFKDLPDGEYTLTLSAHNDGPSQAGQSVSYRFRLDTVGPVVSGVTYSGEGSETVVSFDVTDSSPLAGVDLHDPADGLWFYRHVFSDSEGDVGADGVYRYHVEIPFETISRSWTEQGGAGDVVAHPYVLAWDYGLNHSEAVTLDLPSDNQGACTRPDGGHWVRDGVGWWYQCVDGRGYLANGWYSINGSDYLFGPSGYMASGWLKRADGQWVYADSDGVLVSGWVRDGSWYYLDPATKVMVTGWLNDRGTWYYLGGSGAMATGWVNDGGTWYYLDSSGAMRTGWLNQGGTWYYLGGSGAMATGWVNVGGSWYFLSGSGAMQTGTQTIEGTTYVFDTTGAWIP, from the coding sequence ATGACAACGAAGAAACCAGCGACGTTCCTCGCGCTGGCTGGCACCGCTGCGCTCGTGGTTGCTGGTCCCGCGACCCTCGCATCCCCGCCAACCCCGGCGGACACCCGATCCGACCCCGGTGCCGCAGCCTCGTCCCTGCCGGTCGGTGACGTCGATACCGCGCTCACCTCGAAGAGCGGACAGAACAGCCAGGAACCTCAGACGCCGACGACCGATCAGGTCGACCCCGCCGCAGTCGTCACTATCGTCGTTCAGCTTGACGAGGCGGCTGACCGCGCGGCGTCCCTTGCCTCGATTAACGAGGCCGTGGCCGGTGTGTTCCCGGGTTCCTCCGCCCAGGTGGAACGCGAGTACGATAAGGCCCTCAAGGGATTTGCGTTGAGCGCGCCCGCGGGCTCTCTCGACGCAATCCGCGGCGTGAGCGGCGTGAGCGCCGCCTTCCTCGATCGCGACACCCACGTCGATGGCGTCGACGACCAGGTTGCCGGAGAGGGCGCGACGAACTCCTCGCGCACCTCCACCCAGGACCCCGCCAACCTCAGCGCGCAGCTGATGATGCACGCCGACCAGATCACCCAAAAGGGTGATGGCAAGGTCGTCGCCGTCATCGACACGGGCGTGGATATGACGCACCCCGCGTTCGCGGGGGCCCTGCATGGAACCCCCGGGCTGTCCGAGGACAAGGTGCAGGCCCTGACCCCCCAGCTGGGCGACGGCAAGACCGGCAGCTACGTGTCGGAGAAGTTCCCCTTCGCCTACGACTACGCGGATAACGACCCGGACGCCTCGCCGACCGGAGAAGCCGGATCGCATGGCACGCACGTCGCCGGCATCACCGCGGGCAACGCTGGCGAAATCGTCGGCATCGCCCCCGACGCGCAGATCATCGTCGCCAAGGTCGCGCGCAGTAGCAACGGTGGCATCCCGGACTCGGCGCTGCTGGCCGCCCTCGACGACATGGTCGTCCTGCGCCCCGACGTCATCAACCTCTCCCTCGGCCAGACCGGCGGCATGGACAACGAGGCCGACTCCATGTACGCGACCGTGTTCAAGAGCCTCCAGCAAGCGGGCGTGACCGTGAACGCGGCAGCCGGTAACGAGTACACGGCCGGCTACGGAAACCTGTCCGGCAAGAACCTGCCCTTCGCCTCCGACCCCGACTCCTCCGTCCTGTGCGAACCGGCGTCCTACTCCTCAGTCGTGTCCGTGGCCTCGGTCGACAACTCGCTGACGCACAGCGCCTTCACCGTCGGCGACCGCGACATCGCCTACCAGCGCGCCGGTGGGGCCGACGGCCAGAAGATGCCCGACCTGTCTGACCTGACCGGCGGCCCCTTCGAGTACGTCGATGGCGGCATCGGTTCGCCCGAGGACGGCCAGGCCCTGAAGGCCAAGTACCCCGAGGGCCTCGCGGGCAAGATCGTGCTGGTCAAGCGCGGTTCCCTCACCTTCCAGGACAAGTTCAACAACATCGCCGGCTCCAAGCCCGCCGGCTTCATCGTGTACAACAACGTGCCCGGTGACTCGCTCGTGGTCATGAGCCTGGCGACGGACGGCGTGCCGGCCGCCTTCATCTCGCAGGCTGACGGCGAGGCCATGCTGGCCGCCGCCGACCGCCACCTGAGCGTCGTCCCCGGCAAGGTCGTGCCCCCGAGCTCGAAGTACTCCATGTCGAGCTTCTCCTCGTGGGGCGTGTCCCCCGATCTGCGCCTCAAGCCCGAGGTGAGCGCGCCCGGTGGCAACATCTACTCGGCCGTGCCTGGCGGCAACTACGAGTTCATGTCCGGCACGTCGATGGCGACCCCGCAGATGGCGGGCGTGAGCGCCGTCGTCCTGCAGCGCGTCCAGGCGGACCCGCTCTTCGCCTCAATGACCGACCGTCAAAAGGTTGATGTCGTCCAGAACCTCATCATGGGCACGGCGGCCCCCATCGTCGACCCGCTCCAGGACACCGGCGCCCCGTACTCCCCGCGCAAGCAGGGCTCGGGCTTGACGAACGTCCTGGCGGCCACGACCTCGTCGGTGTACCCGACGGTTGTGGGTGCCCCCGAGCAGTCCCGTCCCAAGGCGGACCTGGGGGATGGCACAAAGGGCTGGCACTTCGACGTCACCCTCCACAACCTCGGCGCGGCGCCTACGACCTACGAGCTGAGCTCGCAGGCACTCTCCGAGATTGTTGACGGTGGGTTCTTCACCGGCCACTCCGCCGATTGGCGAGGCAAGGGCGTGGACATCGCCTACTCCGGCGCGGCCGTGAGCGGCACCGATGAGGGCGCGACCATCACCGTTCCCGCAAACGGCGAGGCGACCGTGGGCGTCGATGTGACGCCTCGCGCCGCTTTCGACTCCTCCGTCGCGCAGAACACGCCCAATGGCACCTTCCTCGACGGTTTCGTGCGCTTCACTTCGAAGACCGAGTCCCAGCCTGACCTGAGCGTTCCCTACCTTGGCTTCTACGGCGACTGGGGCAAGCCCGCGATCTTCGACGCCCTCGCCTCCGAGGGCGGGGCTCACACGCTCGCCTCCTGGGTCTACAGCGGCACCACGGGCCAGCAGCTGGGATACAACCCCCTGGTCAAGGACGCTGATCGTATCGGACTGCCCAGCCCGAGCAAGAACATCATCTCTCGCTCGGACGCCTCGGGTGCTCCGACGGTTCTCGAGCCCCGCACGGGTACCCTGCGCAGCGTCCACACGCTCAACGCCGCGTATACGAACGCCGCAGGAGACACGGTCGCTTCCTTCACGCGATTCCTGAACTGGAAGTCCGCGCTGGATTCGTCCGGAAAGATGACGTGGGTCGAGCAGGGGCAAGATCCGCTGACCCTGGATGCGCGAGCAGACGGGTTTAAGGATCTGCCGGACGGTGAGTACACGCTGACGTTGTCGGCTCATAATGATGGGCCTTCGCAGGCGGGGCAGTCGGTCTCCTATAGGTTCCGTCTCGATACGGTGGGGCCGGTCGTCTCTGGTGTGACGTACAGCGGAGAAGGTTCCGAGACGGTTGTGTCCTTCGATGTCACGGACTCCTCGCCTCTGGCGGGCGTTGATCTGCATGACCCGGCTGATGGCCTGTGGTTCTACCGCCACGTTTTCTCCGACAGTGAGGGTGATGTTGGTGCTGATGGGGTGTATCGGTACCACGTGGAGATCCCCTTCGAGACGATCTCCCGGTCCTGGACCGAACAGGGCGGCGCGGGCGACGTCGTCGCCCACCCCTACGTGCTCGCCTGGGACTACGGGCTGAACCACTCCGAGGCCGTCACGCTGGACTTGCCCTCCGATAACCAGGGTGCGTGCACCCGGCCCGATGGTGGTCACTGGGTCAGGGACGGTGTCGGCTGGTGGTACCAGTGTGTCGACGGTAGGGGCTACCTCGCGAACGGTTGGTATTCGATCAACGGTTCGGACTACCTGTTTGGGCCGAGCGGCTACATGGCGAGCGGCTGGCTGAAGCGTGCGGACGGTCAGTGGGTGTATGCCGACTCCGATGGTGTGCTTGTGAGTGGTTGGGTGCGCGATGGCTCCTGGTACTACCTGGATCCGGCCACGAAGGTGATGGTGACTGGGTGGCTCAACGACCGGGGTACCTGGTATTACCTGGGTGGTAGCGGTGCGATGGCGACCGGTTGGGTCAATGACGGTGGTACCTGGTATTACCTGGATTCTTCTGGGGCGATGCGTACTGGTTGGCTCAACCAGGGTGGTACGTGGTACTACCTGGGCGGTAGCGGCGCGATGGCCACCGGGTGGGTCAACGTGGGTGGCTCCTGGTACTTCCTGTCAGGAAGCGGGGCCATGCAAACAGGCACCCAGACAATCGAAGGCACCACATACGTCTTTGACACAACGGGTGCGTGGATTCCGTAA
- a CDS encoding S8 family serine peptidase translates to MSMKKPAALLASFGACALVVTGPAAIAAPRPAESSPPPPASSVPVGDVDTALRSKGGLSSVPEGLEGSGDRDPARVVGMIVQLGDGVDRAAVVASMNEAVSRLFPGVSVEVEREYGNALDGFALRAPAGSLEAIRGVSGVSAAFLEREGHVSDLAGIDAEGGTASVRDGGQDPANLSAQLMMRTDQVTQKGEGKVVAVIDTGVDTSHPAFTGALEGTPALTAESVAALAPRLGAGKTGAYVSEKFPFAYDYADSDPDATPREGGSGFHGTHVAGIAAGNADKIVGTAPNAQVLVAKVTRTEDDALLDSALLAALDDMVVLRPDVINLSLGWTAGMDNEADSVYATVYKKLQDAGVTVNAAAGNAFSTGYGNNSGKGLPYASDPDSSVMDEPATYPSVVAVASVENALIRNAFTAAGRDIGYQRSRGMNGEKVAYFSDLPAGTYEYVDAGFASEEDAEALRKKYPEGLAGKIALVSRGKMTYQKKVENLYDLHPDGVLVYNNVSVGSLIIMNLTTQDVPAAFISQADGQAMLEAADHHLTMAQGQVLPQSSIYEASGFSAWGVSPDLRLKPEIAAPGGNVFSAIPNGAYEQTSGTSMATPQMAGISAIVLQRVENDPLFASMSAREKADVVQNLIMGTARPLTDAAQTSGALYSPRKQGAGLVDALAATTSSVYPTVVGAPEQSRPKADLGDGTTGWHFDATLHNLSGVEATYELSSQALSEIVEGGFFTEHSSDWRGRGVEIRYSGGASAVAEGASVTVPASGEVTVGIDITPGAEFASYVAQNTPNGTFLDGFVRFASKTESQPDLGVPYLGFYGDWGKAPIFDALASEGGAHTLASGIYNGTTGQLLGYNPLVKAANRRGAPNPDRYVISRSPAMGAPTILEPRTGTLRSVHTLTSTYTRQGGEAVTSVTNYRNWKSVYLSSTEENTWVEAYHDSTAFDARSETYRGLPDGMYQLTISAHNDGPSQVEQSVSYRFRLDTVGPVVSGVTYSGEGSETVVSFDVTDSSPLAGVDLHDPADGLWFYRHVFSDGEGDVGADGVYRYHVEVPFKDVDAAWTDQGGSGSVIAHPYLLAWDYGLNHSEALTLDLPSDNPGATDGCVSPDGGHWVRDGVGWWYRCADGAGYLKNGWFTINGSDYLFGPSGYMATGWLRRVDGQWVYADSDGVRVSGWVRDGAWYYLDPATKVMATGWVNQGGSWYYLTASGAMATGWVNVGGSWYYLSASGAMATGWVNVGGSWYYLSASGVMLTGAQVINGRTYLFDDSGAWMR, encoded by the coding sequence ATGTCAATGAAGAAACCAGCTGCCCTCCTGGCATCTTTCGGCGCCTGCGCGCTCGTGGTCACCGGCCCCGCCGCCATCGCCGCACCGAGACCAGCGGAGTCATCACCCCCGCCCCCGGCTTCGTCTGTGCCTGTGGGTGATGTGGATACGGCGTTGAGGTCCAAGGGTGGGCTGAGTTCTGTTCCTGAGGGGTTGGAGGGTTCTGGTGATCGGGATCCGGCTCGGGTTGTGGGAATGATTGTTCAGCTTGGTGATGGTGTGGATCGTGCTGCGGTTGTGGCGTCGATGAATGAGGCTGTGTCCCGGTTGTTCCCGGGTGTGTCGGTTGAGGTGGAGCGGGAGTATGGCAATGCGTTGGATGGTTTTGCGTTGCGTGCGCCTGCTGGGTCTCTCGAGGCGATTCGCGGCGTGAGCGGCGTGAGCGCCGCCTTCCTCGAACGCGAAGGCCACGTCAGTGACCTTGCGGGTATCGATGCCGAGGGCGGCACCGCCTCCGTGCGCGATGGAGGACAGGATCCGGCCAACCTCAGCGCTCAGCTGATGATGCGCACCGACCAGGTCACTCAGAAGGGCGAGGGTAAGGTCGTGGCGGTCATCGACACGGGCGTCGATACCTCCCATCCGGCCTTCACGGGCGCGCTCGAGGGAACCCCCGCGCTGACCGCGGAGTCGGTGGCCGCCCTGGCGCCCAGGCTGGGTGCGGGGAAGACCGGTGCCTACGTCAGTGAGAAGTTCCCCTTCGCCTACGACTACGCCGACTCCGACCCCGACGCGACGCCGCGCGAAGGCGGGTCAGGCTTCCACGGGACGCACGTGGCCGGCATTGCTGCCGGCAACGCCGACAAGATCGTCGGTACCGCCCCGAATGCCCAGGTCCTGGTCGCCAAGGTGACACGCACCGAGGACGATGCGCTCCTCGACTCGGCGCTGCTGGCCGCCCTCGACGACATGGTTGTCCTGCGCCCCGACGTCATCAACCTGTCCCTCGGATGGACGGCCGGCATGGACAACGAGGCCGACTCGGTCTACGCGACCGTCTACAAGAAGCTTCAAGACGCCGGGGTCACGGTCAACGCTGCGGCGGGCAACGCCTTCTCGACCGGCTACGGCAACAACTCCGGTAAGGGCCTTCCCTACGCCTCGGACCCCGACTCTTCGGTCATGGACGAGCCGGCGACATACCCCTCCGTCGTTGCGGTGGCCTCCGTTGAAAATGCCCTGATTCGCAACGCCTTCACGGCCGCCGGACGCGACATCGGATACCAGCGCTCGCGCGGCATGAACGGGGAGAAGGTCGCGTACTTCTCCGACCTGCCTGCCGGAACCTACGAGTACGTGGACGCCGGTTTCGCCTCCGAGGAGGACGCCGAGGCCCTGCGGAAGAAGTATCCCGAGGGCCTGGCCGGTAAGATCGCCCTGGTTTCGCGCGGAAAGATGACCTACCAGAAGAAGGTCGAGAACCTCTACGACCTGCATCCGGACGGGGTTCTGGTCTACAACAACGTCTCTGTCGGTTCCCTCATCATCATGAACCTGACGACCCAGGACGTGCCCGCCGCCTTCATCTCCCAGGCCGATGGTCAGGCGATGCTGGAGGCCGCCGACCACCACCTGACGATGGCGCAGGGACAGGTTCTTCCCCAGTCCTCCATCTACGAGGCCTCCGGCTTCTCGGCGTGGGGGGTGTCCCCGGACCTGCGTCTCAAGCCCGAGATCGCCGCTCCGGGAGGCAACGTTTTCTCTGCGATACCGAACGGCGCGTACGAGCAGACCTCCGGCACGTCGATGGCGACCCCGCAGATGGCGGGCATTAGCGCGATCGTCCTGCAGCGCGTCGAAAACGATCCGCTGTTCGCATCCATGAGCGCGCGCGAGAAGGCCGACGTGGTGCAGAACCTCATCATGGGAACCGCCCGGCCGCTGACGGACGCTGCGCAGACTTCGGGTGCGCTTTATTCTCCGCGTAAGCAGGGTGCGGGCCTTGTGGATGCCCTGGCGGCGACGACCTCGTCGGTGTATCCGACGGTTGTGGGTGCCCCCGAGCAGTCCCGTCCCAAGGCGGACCTGGGGGATGGGACGACCGGTTGGCATTTTGATGCCACGTTGCACAACTTGTCGGGTGTGGAGGCCACGTATGAGTTGAGTTCGCAGGCGCTGTCTGAGATTGTCGAGGGTGGTTTCTTCACCGAGCATTCCTCGGATTGGCGAGGCCGTGGGGTGGAGATTCGGTACTCGGGTGGCGCGTCGGCTGTGGCTGAGGGGGCGAGTGTGACTGTTCCTGCGAGCGGTGAGGTCACCGTCGGCATCGACATCACGCCCGGGGCTGAGTTTGCTTCCTACGTCGCGCAGAATACGCCCAACGGTACCTTCCTCGATGGTTTCGTGCGTTTCGCCTCGAAGACCGAGTCCCAGCCGGATTTGGGTGTGCCGTATCTGGGGTTCTATGGGGATTGGGGCAAGGCACCTATCTTTGATGCCCTCGCCTCCGAAGGCGGTGCGCACACCCTGGCCTCGGGTATCTACAACGGGACCACCGGACAGCTCCTCGGATACAACCCCCTCGTCAAGGCTGCAAACCGTCGAGGGGCCCCAAACCCGGATCGCTACGTGATCTCCCGATCGCCGGCCATGGGGGCGCCCACCATCCTCGAGCCCCGCACGGGTACCCTACGCAGCGTCCACACCCTGACCAGCACCTACACTCGTCAAGGCGGGGAGGCGGTCACGTCGGTGACGAACTACCGGAACTGGAAGTCCGTCTACTTGAGCAGCACCGAAGAAAACACGTGGGTCGAGGCCTACCACGATTCGACGGCCTTCGACGCGCGTTCGGAGACGTATCGCGGCCTGCCTGATGGGATGTATCAGTTGACGATCTCCGCTCATAATGATGGGCCTTCGCAGGTGGAGCAGTCGGTCTCCTATAGGTTCCGTCTCGATACGGTGGGGCCGGTCGTCTCTGGTGTGACGTACAGCGGAGAAGGTTCCGAGACGGTTGTGTCCTTCGATGTCACGGATTCTTCGCCTTTGGCGGGTGTTGATCTGCATGACCCGGCTGATGGCTTGTGGTTCTACCGCCATGTTTTCTCCGATGGTGAGGGTGATGTTGGTGCTGATGGGGTGTATCGGTACCACGTGGAGGTTCCTTTTAAGGATGTTGATGCGGCGTGGACCGATCAGGGTGGTTCCGGTAGTGTCATCGCTCACCCGTACTTGCTGGCGTGGGATTACGGGCTGAACCACTCCGAGGCTTTGACTCTTGACCTGCCCAGCGATAACCCCGGCGCGACCGATGGGTGCGTGAGTCCCGATGGTGGTCACTGGGTCAGGGACGGTGTCGGCTGGTGGTACCGGTGCGCTGATGGTGCGGGCTATCTGAAGAATGGCTGGTTCACCATCAACGGGAGTGATTACCTGTTTGGGCCGAGTGGCTACATGGCGACCGGCTGGCTTAGGCGCGTGGATGGTCAGTGGGTGTATGCCGACTCCGATGGCGTGCGTGTGAGTGGTTGGGTGCGCGATGGCGCCTGGTACTACCTGGATCCGGCGACGAAGGTGATGGCCACCGGCTGGGTCAACCAGGGTGGCTCCTGGTATTACCTGACGGCTTCCGGAGCGATGGCCACCGGCTGGGTCAACGTGGGTGGCTCGTGGTACTATCTGTCGGCTTCCGGAGCGATGGCCACCGGGTGGGTCAACGTGGGTGGCTCGTGGTACTACCTGTCGGCTTCCGGCGTCATGCTGACGGGTGCCCAGGTCATCAACGGACGCACCTACCTCTTTGACGATTCCGGAGCCTGGATGCGTTAA